The Streptomyces sp. NBC_01551 genome window below encodes:
- a CDS encoding class I SAM-dependent methyltransferase: MPTLSQGQPDKSGREPHRHRQTAESFGVDAERYDRARPPYPEALVDRIVAASPGRHVLDVGAGTGIEARQFQAAGCTVLAVEPDERMAAFARRSRVEVEVARFEDWQPAGRRFDAVIAGTAWHWVDPVAGAAKAAQVLRPGGRLAPFHHVPQLPAEVIDALAEVLQRVAPDSPFNPGLLRGSAVDAYQPLFARIADGIRQTGRFSEPEQWRFAWERTYSREEWLDQLPTFGGLTQLPADKMAKVLDSAGTAIDMLGGHATMPYTSVVITSTRSNKA, encoded by the coding sequence ATGCCCACTTTATCGCAGGGACAGCCGGACAAGTCCGGACGCGAGCCCCACCGCCACCGGCAGACGGCCGAGTCGTTCGGTGTGGACGCCGAACGCTACGACCGCGCCCGACCGCCGTATCCCGAGGCCCTGGTGGACAGGATCGTGGCGGCAAGCCCCGGCCGGCACGTACTCGACGTCGGGGCCGGGACCGGCATCGAGGCCCGGCAATTCCAGGCGGCCGGATGCACGGTGCTCGCTGTCGAGCCCGACGAACGGATGGCCGCCTTTGCGCGACGCAGCCGTGTCGAGGTCGAGGTCGCCAGGTTCGAGGACTGGCAGCCGGCCGGGCGGCGGTTCGACGCGGTCATCGCCGGCACCGCCTGGCACTGGGTGGACCCCGTCGCCGGCGCGGCCAAGGCTGCCCAGGTGCTCCGGCCCGGCGGCCGACTCGCCCCCTTCCACCACGTCCCCCAGCTCCCGGCCGAGGTGATCGACGCCCTCGCTGAAGTACTCCAACGGGTCGCCCCCGATTCCCCGTTCAACCCCGGCCTGCTGAGAGGGTCGGCCGTGGACGCGTACCAGCCACTGTTCGCGAGAATCGCCGACGGGATCCGGCAGACGGGCAGGTTCAGCGAGCCGGAGCAATGGCGCTTCGCCTGGGAGCGCACCTACTCCCGAGAGGAGTGGCTCGACCAGCTCCCCACCTTCGGCGGCCTCACCCAACTCCCCGCAGACAAAATGGCGAAGGTCCTGGACAGCGCCGGGACTGCGATCGACATGCTCGGCGGTCACGCCACCATGCCCTACACCTCCGTTGTCATCACCTCTACCCGCTCCAATAAGGCCTGA
- a CDS encoding TetR/AcrR family transcriptional regulator: MHIHNVRGQLFEAAERVLLRDGPDALTSRAVTEEANCAKGVLHRHFTDFDAFLAELVLNRIRGIEDRTTTLRAAAGTGSVVDNLADALQDLFRPVTVAIVALITFRDGLRARLREAGLTGIPLAVQGTAMIAAYLTAERELGRLAGDADIDTLAPTLVGAGHLLFADRTSAPPPTAAIQKMVTTVIAGALRPPQS, translated from the coding sequence GTGCACATCCACAACGTGCGCGGCCAGTTGTTCGAAGCCGCTGAGCGCGTCCTGCTTCGGGACGGGCCCGACGCGTTGACCAGCCGGGCGGTCACGGAGGAGGCGAACTGTGCCAAGGGTGTGCTGCACCGGCACTTCACCGACTTCGACGCCTTCCTGGCGGAACTGGTCCTCAACCGCATCCGCGGCATCGAGGACCGAACCACGACCCTGCGCGCCGCCGCCGGCACCGGGAGCGTGGTGGACAACCTCGCCGACGCACTACAGGACCTGTTCCGGCCGGTCACGGTGGCAATCGTCGCGCTCATCACCTTCCGCGACGGCCTCCGCGCCCGGCTGCGCGAGGCCGGTCTGACCGGCATCCCACTGGCCGTGCAAGGCACCGCCATGATCGCCGCCTACCTCACCGCCGAGCGGGAGTTGGGGCGCCTGGCCGGCGACGCCGACATCGACACACTCGCCCCCACCCTCGTCGGGGCCGGGCACCTGCTGTTCGCCGACCGGACAAGCGCCCCACCGCCGACCGCCGCCATCCAGAAGATGGTGACCACCGTCATCGCCGGCGCCTTGCGACCACCCCAATCGTGA
- the tgmC gene encoding ATP-grasp peptide maturase system methyltransferase: MSDQDERDQQELLRVLAGQLAAGGHLHTPPWREAVETVPRHEFLRGGFFDRVDLPGRPTAWAPVMPDEPLWLERCYEDESLVTQIAGTIAPQDLRGEIMRTPTSSSTMPSLVVRMLEDLAVEDGHCVMEIGTGTGYSTALLCHRLGDDQVTTVEVDEEISGRAGAALGACGYAPHRIVGDGLAGHAAGAPYDRIVATCGIVNLPPAWIEQTRPGGIILATLGGWMYSSELARLTVHEDGTASGRFLGGQISFMLARPQQPPPLGILPDLDQGEERQAMLGADVLDDWNTRFVAQLAAPRAQRITLDRDGRTEHVLIDVSAGSWAVLTEINGTWIVRQGGPDRIWDAVEEHVNRWREHGAPELDQFTVTATPNGHTITWPGN, from the coding sequence ATGAGCGACCAGGACGAGCGGGACCAACAGGAGCTGCTGCGGGTCCTCGCCGGGCAACTCGCCGCGGGCGGTCACCTGCACACCCCGCCGTGGCGCGAGGCGGTCGAGACGGTGCCCCGGCACGAGTTCCTGCGCGGCGGCTTCTTCGACCGCGTCGACCTCCCGGGCCGGCCGACCGCGTGGGCGCCGGTCATGCCCGACGAGCCGCTGTGGCTGGAGCGCTGCTACGAGGACGAGTCCCTGGTCACGCAGATCGCGGGCACCATCGCCCCCCAGGACCTGCGCGGCGAGATCATGAGGACGCCCACCTCCTCCAGCACCATGCCGTCCCTGGTCGTGCGCATGCTCGAAGACCTCGCCGTCGAGGACGGCCACTGCGTCATGGAGATCGGCACCGGCACCGGCTATTCGACCGCGCTCCTGTGCCATCGCCTCGGCGACGACCAGGTGACCACCGTCGAGGTGGACGAAGAGATCTCCGGCCGCGCCGGGGCCGCGCTGGGAGCCTGCGGATACGCCCCGCACCGGATCGTCGGCGACGGCCTGGCAGGACACGCGGCCGGCGCCCCCTACGACCGCATCGTCGCCACCTGCGGGATCGTCAACCTGCCGCCGGCGTGGATCGAGCAGACCCGTCCCGGCGGAATCATCCTCGCCACCCTCGGCGGCTGGATGTACTCCTCCGAACTCGCCCGCCTCACCGTCCACGAGGACGGCACCGCGTCCGGGCGCTTCCTCGGCGGACAGATCTCCTTCATGCTCGCCCGCCCCCAGCAACCCCCGCCGCTGGGCATCCTCCCCGACCTCGATCAGGGCGAAGAGCGCCAGGCCATGCTCGGCGCCGACGTCTTGGACGACTGGAACACCCGCTTCGTCGCCCAGCTCGCCGCACCGCGAGCCCAGCGGATCACCCTCGACCGCGACGGCCGCACCGAACACGTCCTGATCGACGTAAGCGCCGGGTCCTGGGCCGTCCTCACCGAAATCAACGGGACCTGGATCGTCCGGCAGGGCGGCCCTGACCGCATCTGGGACGCCGTCGAGGAGCACGTCAACCGCTGGCGGGAGCACGGCGCCCCGGAGCTCGACCAGTTCACGGTCACCGCCACCCCCAACGGCCACACGATCACCTGGCCCGGCAACTGA
- the tgmA gene encoding putative ATP-grasp-modified RiPP, protein MFVHSDRMPTGTPLPNGISTPAPWGLRRMTPYPAQAPAYERVELDPATQTGVYFDAAGAVMEMPGHGTSTGTNPATNTGNPSDGSSGGGTGGGDSDSGNDSDQ, encoded by the coding sequence ATGTTCGTGCACTCTGACCGCATGCCCACCGGCACGCCCCTGCCGAACGGAATCAGCACACCGGCCCCGTGGGGGCTTCGCCGTATGACCCCGTACCCCGCGCAGGCGCCCGCGTACGAGCGGGTCGAACTGGACCCCGCCACCCAGACCGGCGTCTACTTCGACGCCGCCGGCGCCGTCATGGAAATGCCGGGCCACGGCACCAGCACCGGCACCAACCCCGCCACCAACACCGGGAACCCCTCCGACGGCAGCAGCGGCGGCGGCACGGGAGGCGGGGACTCCGACTCCGGGAACGACAGCGACCAGTGA
- a CDS encoding XRE family transcriptional regulator — translation MAVKTSPVGRSGFANGKPPRTIWQTVYRPAPQVEIYGVGMETARNTLLATWMEDQQLSARALADLVNREVGEITGRLGGLDDSSIRAWRSGRVRCPKSVQLRALENVSGRPAAALGFVRRSRTPGTPPRQETPPVERRTLFTAAVGVVVGAAGSYPAAAAAAAPRRIGMSDVARLQQRFTDIIAADHRHGGRTGIEHQARALAGDALRLQQQGAASQRVRASLYAAAAAFWSSAMWAAIDGRRFEDARGHLREAQNIASMSGDQAIQFRIWSHAGTMYRHMNRPGDADAANAVARNLGISRRDPMFASLGLARHGAIHAAAGDRRSTDRAFGQAQEALDRSDPAAHRPVWLTAFYDRAEIHALALSAYLSLGDWETAESHGYRCLAELRPHMRRSLAITTTRLARGQLEQGEVERAVATAMQVPADAAASHPRVTRMLSGFGQRLTDTAPHSPQTAVWRDYTARVTASAR, via the coding sequence ATGGCCGTCAAGACCAGCCCGGTAGGACGATCAGGCTTCGCCAACGGCAAGCCGCCTAGGACGATTTGGCAAACCGTTTACCGACCCGCACCGCAGGTCGAGATCTACGGTGTGGGGATGGAGACAGCCCGGAACACGCTGTTAGCCACCTGGATGGAAGACCAGCAGCTCAGTGCCCGAGCACTGGCCGACCTGGTCAACCGTGAGGTCGGTGAGATCACCGGACGCCTCGGAGGACTGGACGACTCATCCATCCGCGCGTGGCGCTCAGGCCGGGTTCGCTGCCCCAAATCCGTTCAGCTACGCGCTCTGGAGAACGTCAGCGGGAGACCCGCCGCCGCCTTGGGGTTCGTCCGCCGCAGCCGCACCCCTGGCACCCCGCCCCGTCAGGAGACACCGCCCGTGGAACGCCGCACCTTGTTCACCGCCGCCGTTGGCGTCGTGGTCGGCGCCGCCGGCTCATACCCGGCAGCCGCAGCCGCAGCCGCTCCCCGCCGTATCGGCATGTCCGACGTCGCCCGCCTCCAGCAGCGGTTCACCGACATCATCGCCGCCGACCACCGCCACGGAGGACGGACCGGCATCGAGCACCAGGCCCGCGCCCTGGCCGGCGACGCACTACGGCTCCAGCAGCAGGGAGCCGCGTCCCAACGGGTGCGCGCCAGCCTGTACGCGGCCGCCGCCGCGTTCTGGTCGTCGGCGATGTGGGCCGCGATCGACGGCAGGAGGTTCGAGGACGCACGGGGACATCTGCGGGAGGCGCAGAACATCGCGTCCATGTCCGGCGATCAGGCGATCCAGTTCCGGATCTGGTCTCACGCGGGGACGATGTACCGGCACATGAACCGGCCCGGTGACGCCGACGCCGCCAACGCGGTCGCCCGGAACCTGGGGATCAGCCGGCGGGACCCGATGTTCGCGTCTCTCGGCCTGGCCCGGCACGGCGCGATCCACGCGGCGGCCGGTGACCGGCGGTCCACCGACCGTGCGTTCGGGCAGGCGCAGGAGGCGCTGGACCGGTCCGACCCGGCAGCGCACAGGCCGGTGTGGCTGACCGCGTTCTACGACCGCGCCGAGATCCACGCACTGGCCCTGTCGGCGTACCTGTCGCTCGGCGACTGGGAGACGGCCGAATCCCACGGCTATCGGTGCCTGGCCGAGCTGCGGCCGCACATGCGCCGCTCGCTCGCGATCACGACGACCCGCCTGGCCCGCGGGCAGCTCGAACAGGGCGAAGTCGAACGGGCCGTCGCGACAGCGATGCAGGTTCCCGCCGACGCCGCGGCCTCGCATCCGCGCGTCACCCGGATGCTCTCGGGATTCGGGCAGCGCCTGACCGACACGGCTCCCCACAGTCCCCAGACCGCCGTGTGGCGCGACTACACGGCCCGAGTGACGGCGAGCGCACGATGA
- a CDS encoding GNAT family N-acetyltransferase, whose product MTTNPTPALRRYTALDPIRQTIGDVYAQVRADLLDHPNYRLDVFLERLDRHAAEPGWATVIAYEETGQPIGYAYGNTVGPGDRWWKRMTIPAPGRYSARDAIAVKEIGAVPAWRGVGLARRMHDALLDGRPEAHATLMVNPAAGDGKAMRLYEGWGYEEIGTVQPSPESPWLVCMGRPLP is encoded by the coding sequence ATGACGACCAACCCCACCCCTGCCCTGCGCCGGTACACAGCCCTGGACCCGATACGGCAGACCATCGGCGACGTGTACGCCCAAGTACGCGCCGATCTCCTCGACCACCCCAACTACCGCCTCGACGTGTTCCTGGAACGCCTGGACCGGCACGCCGCCGAGCCGGGCTGGGCAACGGTCATCGCCTACGAGGAGACGGGCCAGCCCATCGGGTACGCCTACGGGAACACCGTCGGCCCTGGTGACAGGTGGTGGAAACGCATGACGATCCCCGCGCCCGGTCGGTACTCGGCCCGGGACGCCATCGCCGTAAAGGAGATCGGCGCCGTCCCGGCATGGCGCGGCGTCGGCCTGGCCCGCCGCATGCATGACGCGCTGCTCGACGGTCGACCGGAAGCACACGCCACGCTGATGGTGAACCCGGCCGCCGGTGACGGGAAGGCCATGCGCCTGTACGAGGGATGGGGGTACGAGGAGATCGGCACCGTGCAGCCATCCCCCGAATCCCCTTGGCTCGTGTGCATGGGACGTCCTCTCCCTTGA
- a CDS encoding phosphotransferase, which translates to MRGASGDGDLLAALPTLSRTFGLGEVRDRTFLVHGLMNRNWRVETAAGTYAVKEITDVPLPRMRRNLAVLADLAGEGFPVPEPLTAEGGDLVAEVGGRGYCVLPWVEGDHVPGTELALDQARDLGALLARLLARHAGRRPTGEVPAGPYGWTHGDFQYRNMLREGGDVVAVLDWDRLGVRPYGEEVARTAQVQFGVGGVFDLDRVAAFTAGYRSVIGLSEADLAEAVTRLWWKRMTDFWQLELYLDRQDPAFRAMFLSDEALLHWWTDRADEVQVAYATR; encoded by the coding sequence GTGAGGGGTGCGAGCGGAGACGGCGACCTATTGGCGGCCCTGCCAACCTTGTCCCGGACGTTCGGGCTGGGCGAGGTACGGGACCGGACGTTCCTCGTCCATGGCTTGATGAACCGGAATTGGCGTGTGGAGACGGCTGCCGGCACGTACGCGGTGAAGGAGATCACCGACGTCCCCCTGCCCAGGATGCGCAGGAACCTCGCCGTACTCGCGGACCTGGCCGGCGAGGGCTTCCCCGTACCTGAGCCGTTGACCGCCGAGGGCGGAGACCTCGTGGCGGAGGTCGGCGGGCGCGGCTATTGCGTGCTGCCCTGGGTGGAAGGCGACCACGTACCGGGGACCGAACTGGCCCTTGACCAGGCCCGCGATCTCGGCGCGCTGCTCGCCCGCCTCCTGGCCCGGCACGCGGGCCGGCGGCCGACTGGCGAAGTCCCTGCCGGGCCGTACGGGTGGACGCACGGCGACTTCCAGTACCGCAACATGCTTCGCGAGGGCGGTGACGTCGTGGCGGTCCTGGACTGGGACCGGCTCGGTGTCCGCCCGTACGGGGAGGAGGTCGCGCGGACCGCCCAGGTCCAGTTCGGGGTCGGCGGCGTCTTCGACCTCGACCGCGTCGCAGCGTTCACTGCCGGGTACCGGTCGGTGATCGGCCTGTCGGAAGCAGACTTGGCTGAGGCGGTGACCCGGCTGTGGTGGAAGCGCATGACCGACTTCTGGCAGCTGGAGCTCTACCTCGACCGCCAAGACCCGGCCTTCAGGGCGATGTTCCTGTCGGACGAGGCACTGCTGCACTGGTGGACCGACCGCGCCGACGAGGTCCAGGTCGCCTACGCGACCCGCTAG
- a CDS encoding toxin Doc codes for MELHIDHRWLLERQEALFKDVEVADHSAMVAAVARHRVNTPSLDVDHPDAYWRAAALLDAIVLLRPLPEYNEYFAYGVAVAYIEASGKTVDAPYEQWRELITDIRMLRTTVFDVADRLRSWQRG; via the coding sequence GTGGAACTGCACATCGACCACCGTTGGCTGCTCGAACGGCAGGAGGCACTGTTCAAGGACGTAGAGGTGGCAGACCACTCCGCGATGGTGGCGGCAGTCGCCAGGCACCGGGTGAACACCCCGAGTCTCGATGTGGACCACCCCGACGCCTACTGGCGCGCCGCCGCTCTCCTCGATGCGATCGTCCTGCTGCGTCCGCTCCCCGAGTACAACGAGTACTTCGCGTACGGAGTGGCCGTCGCGTACATCGAGGCGTCCGGCAAGACTGTGGACGCGCCGTACGAACAGTGGCGCGAGCTCATCACCGACATCCGCATGCTCCGCACCACCGTCTTCGACGTGGCCGACCGCCTGCGCTCCTGGCAGCGGGGATAG
- a CDS encoding antitoxin MazE7 — MSDTTTLEVATELHDRLTALAAARGLDLSAYLTELTTAQENEAGLARAARAFDEAVRRPGFREGFEHDFGPASGHAGSRAA; from the coding sequence ATGTCCGATACCACCACCCTCGAGGTGGCTACCGAGCTCCACGACCGCCTCACCGCGCTGGCTGCGGCGCGCGGCCTCGATCTATCCGCGTACCTCACCGAGCTCACCACCGCACAGGAGAACGAAGCCGGGCTCGCCCGGGCCGCTCGGGCGTTTGACGAGGCTGTCCGGCGCCCCGGATTCCGCGAGGGGTTCGAGCACGACTTCGGCCCTGCTTCCGGCCACGCCGGCTCTCGGGCGGCATAG
- a CDS encoding maleylpyruvate isomerase family mycothiol-dependent enzyme has protein sequence MEKNLEFPDLLRLIDERSTAFRAVVAAAPGLDAQVPSCPGWTLFDLVKHLGGGDRFWAAIVGAGPADAPPAEAVAARAALEVPQEREALLAWLDASTQLLLGALRAAGPESGCWTWWPASQSPQTAGGTARHRVQETAVHTYDAQLAGGSPQPLPVELALDGVEEFLFTVCATPSAWPHKPTAFDFHAAEGRSWRLTVDGDGARITRIPAPTAATGEDLDAAGASVHGTASELVLYLYDRIQAESLHVDGDAGLLDLLRAWEPEEK, from the coding sequence GTGGAAAAGAATCTTGAGTTCCCTGACCTGTTGCGACTGATCGATGAACGGTCGACCGCCTTCCGCGCCGTGGTCGCCGCCGCGCCCGGTCTCGACGCGCAGGTGCCGAGCTGCCCCGGGTGGACGCTGTTCGATCTGGTGAAGCACCTGGGTGGGGGAGACCGTTTCTGGGCCGCCATCGTCGGCGCGGGGCCTGCCGACGCTCCCCCGGCCGAGGCCGTCGCCGCGCGCGCCGCGCTGGAAGTGCCGCAGGAGCGTGAGGCCCTGCTGGCCTGGCTGGACGCGTCGACGCAGCTTCTGCTGGGCGCCCTGCGCGCGGCGGGACCGGAGAGCGGTTGCTGGACGTGGTGGCCCGCGTCGCAGTCACCGCAGACCGCCGGCGGCACCGCCCGGCACCGGGTCCAGGAGACCGCGGTGCACACCTACGACGCCCAGCTCGCCGGGGGCTCCCCGCAGCCGCTGCCGGTCGAGCTGGCACTCGACGGTGTGGAGGAGTTCCTGTTCACCGTCTGCGCAACGCCGAGTGCCTGGCCGCACAAGCCCACGGCCTTCGACTTCCACGCCGCCGAGGGCCGCTCCTGGCGCCTCACCGTCGACGGCGACGGCGCACGCATCACCCGCATCCCCGCGCCCACCGCCGCGACCGGCGAAGACTTGGACGCAGCCGGCGCCTCCGTCCACGGCACGGCCAGTGAGCTGGTCCTCTACCTGTACGACCGGATCCAGGCCGAATCCTTGCACGTTGACGGAGACGCAGGGCTGCTCGACCTGCTCCGCGCCTGGGAGCCGGAGGAGAAGTAG
- a CDS encoding transposase family protein yields the protein MVRPLLPVPGWLRGRGGQPEAYCHRAMLDAIRHLVALAPWITTVVDDGTRALLGWAIDLTPTSATVFTSMRMAMVHDPAVSPFGAVPERVRIDRGLEFAADAVEAALGTLTVVMHRLPAFQPHRKGKVERLNLTIEQMLISQLPSSPASPAAPATPTADCTGR from the coding sequence GTGGTCCGGCCACTGCTGCCGGTGCCGGGCTGGCTGCGGGGCCGGGGCGGGCAACCGGAGGCTTATTGCCACCGCGCGATGCTGGACGCGATCCGCCACCTGGTCGCGCTCGCCCCGTGGATCACCACCGTGGTGGACGACGGCACCCGGGCCCTGCTCGGCTGGGCCATCGACCTCACCCCGACCTCCGCCACGGTATTCACTTCGATGCGCATGGCGATGGTCCACGACCCGGCCGTGTCCCCGTTCGGCGCCGTCCCCGAGCGCGTACGCATCGACCGAGGCCTGGAGTTCGCCGCCGACGCAGTCGAGGCCGCCCTGGGCACCCTGACCGTGGTCATGCACCGCCTCCCCGCGTTCCAGCCGCACCGCAAGGGCAAGGTCGAGCGGTTGAACCTCACGATCGAGCAGATGCTGATCTCCCAGCTCCCCAGCTCCCCGGCTTCACCGGCGGCCCCCGCGACGCCGACGGCAGACTGTACGGGCCGGTGA
- a CDS encoding Mu transposase C-terminal domain-containing protein: MKDSVAAKRAAETDQDGPMRIERFVERFADWAHWYNTERPHRMLGGRTPLQAWNEDTTPVRRIPADQLHHLMLASAERTIQKDGINFRSLSYVVAPELHGRGGQSVEVRYMPHDGRTIEVFLGGKHLCTAYPTGQLTPEQTEAFREHARAEAERLGRERRPASRRSRRELAPMTGDGAGAQESRLVAEKTGRAVSRQARDAALRARSSTSLLGITPLTQKKES, translated from the coding sequence GTGAAGGACTCCGTCGCCGCCAAGCGCGCGGCCGAGACGGACCAGGACGGTCCGATGCGCATCGAGCGGTTCGTGGAGCGGTTCGCCGACTGGGCCCACTGGTACAACACCGAGCGCCCGCACCGGATGCTCGGCGGCCGCACCCCGCTCCAGGCGTGGAACGAGGACACCACGCCGGTCCGGCGCATCCCCGCCGACCAGCTGCACCACCTCATGCTCGCCTCCGCCGAGCGCACCATCCAGAAGGACGGCATCAACTTCCGCTCCCTGTCCTACGTCGTCGCCCCCGAGCTCCACGGGCGCGGCGGCCAGAGCGTCGAGGTCCGCTACATGCCGCACGACGGCCGGACGATCGAGGTGTTCCTGGGAGGCAAGCACCTGTGCACCGCGTACCCGACCGGGCAGCTCACCCCGGAGCAGACCGAGGCATTCCGCGAGCACGCCCGCGCCGAGGCCGAACGCCTCGGTCGGGAACGGCGCCCTGCCTCCCGGCGCTCGCGCCGCGAACTCGCGCCCATGACCGGTGACGGCGCGGGTGCCCAGGAGTCCCGGCTCGTCGCCGAGAAGACCGGCCGCGCTGTCTCCCGTCAGGCCCGCGACGCAGCCCTGCGGGCCCGCTCCTCCACCTCCCTGCTCGGCATCACCCCCCTCACCCAGAAGAAGGAGAGCTGA
- a CDS encoding ATP-binding protein has product MKNNATGVIHGPAGTGKTYAVEAALEDQAARGGPAVCTLAFTARPTMRLVADHLLAELTGTEAPKSRNRFHITNRLVDLLAHPHPRRPVVVDEAQRLNSDCIELLRHLHDEPKTKFALLYVGGDGCWEVLSREPMLRSRVFRRLPFRPLTAEEIPEPMRGYHPIHEGADASLLRQIDELYGQGTMRDWAAFTHTAASLCEAAGRARIDTEVIDNALTLLGGGVYA; this is encoded by the coding sequence GTGAAGAACAACGCCACCGGCGTCATCCACGGCCCGGCCGGCACCGGCAAGACGTACGCGGTCGAGGCCGCGCTGGAGGACCAGGCCGCCCGCGGCGGCCCCGCCGTGTGCACGCTCGCCTTCACCGCACGGCCGACCATGCGCCTGGTCGCCGACCACCTCCTGGCCGAACTCACCGGTACCGAGGCCCCCAAGTCCCGCAACCGCTTCCACATCACCAACCGGCTCGTGGACCTGCTCGCCCACCCCCACCCCCGCCGCCCGGTCGTCGTGGACGAGGCCCAGCGCCTCAACAGCGACTGCATCGAGCTACTGCGGCACCTGCACGACGAGCCGAAGACGAAGTTCGCCCTCCTCTACGTCGGCGGTGACGGCTGCTGGGAGGTCCTCTCCCGCGAACCGATGCTCCGCTCCCGCGTCTTCCGCCGGCTGCCCTTCCGCCCGCTGACCGCCGAGGAGATTCCCGAGCCGATGCGCGGCTACCACCCGATCCACGAGGGAGCCGACGCCTCCCTGCTGCGGCAGATCGACGAGCTGTACGGGCAGGGCACGATGCGCGACTGGGCTGCCTTCACCCACACCGCCGCCAGCCTCTGCGAGGCCGCCGGCCGGGCCCGCATCGACACCGAGGTCATCGACAACGCCCTCACCCTCCTCGGCGGCGGCGTGTATGCCTGA
- a CDS encoding M23 family metallopeptidase codes for MDAKKGIALLAAVFVASPFAVGIGLVLLVGASDDDKGGDGAGGDFVLTAGKLRVGPGYVPAQYAGLIEKAAASCDQGLPAGILAAQLNAESNFKPNAMSYEIKNGQKIPLAKGIAQFIDSTWATQGIDGDGDGDRDVWDPADAIPSQGKMMCGLLKTAKKHPNYSGSPIELALAGYNAGWGWVDHYDGVPPQRFANGQTYDYVKDIMANQARLTAPDNSGSPEMSGEWTKPVNASVGTAYHVPGGMWSSGYHTGIDFSAAAGTPVHAIGPAKVVSAGAGGAYGNQVVLQHADGMYSQYAHLSRIDVSAGQTIPGGQVVGLSGNTGNTSGPHLHMEVRTGPAYGSDISPVPYMRSKGIRI; via the coding sequence TTGGACGCCAAGAAGGGGATCGCGCTCCTGGCCGCGGTCTTCGTCGCCAGCCCGTTCGCCGTGGGGATCGGGCTGGTGTTGCTGGTCGGGGCATCGGATGACGACAAGGGTGGCGACGGCGCCGGCGGGGACTTCGTGCTCACGGCCGGAAAGCTCAGGGTGGGGCCCGGCTATGTGCCCGCGCAGTACGCGGGCCTCATCGAGAAGGCTGCGGCATCGTGTGACCAAGGACTCCCGGCTGGGATCCTCGCGGCGCAGCTGAATGCCGAATCGAACTTCAAGCCGAATGCCATGTCCTACGAGATCAAGAACGGCCAGAAGATCCCACTCGCCAAAGGAATTGCCCAGTTCATAGACAGCACGTGGGCCACACAGGGGATCGACGGTGACGGAGACGGTGACCGTGATGTGTGGGATCCCGCAGATGCGATTCCCTCTCAAGGGAAAATGATGTGCGGCCTGTTGAAGACGGCCAAGAAGCACCCGAATTATTCGGGAAGCCCGATAGAGCTGGCCCTAGCCGGGTATAACGCGGGGTGGGGTTGGGTGGACCACTACGACGGGGTTCCACCGCAACGGTTCGCCAATGGCCAGACTTACGACTACGTAAAAGACATCATGGCCAATCAGGCCCGCCTGACGGCTCCTGACAACTCAGGGTCCCCGGAAATGTCGGGCGAGTGGACGAAGCCAGTGAACGCCTCCGTAGGGACCGCATACCATGTTCCTGGTGGAATGTGGAGCAGCGGCTACCACACCGGAATCGATTTCTCCGCGGCCGCCGGAACACCCGTTCACGCTATCGGCCCGGCCAAGGTCGTGTCCGCAGGAGCGGGCGGCGCCTACGGCAACCAGGTCGTTCTACAGCACGCCGACGGCATGTACAGCCAGTATGCCCACCTGAGCCGGATCGACGTTTCGGCAGGACAGACCATCCCGGGCGGGCAAGTGGTCGGGCTGTCAGGCAACACCGGCAACACCAGCGGGCCTCACCTCCATATGGAGGTACGCACGGGACCCGCATATGGATCGGACATCAGCCCCGTTCCCTACATGCGGTCGAAAGGAATCCGTATCTGA